One window of the Candidatus Saccharibacteria bacterium genome contains the following:
- a CDS encoding magnesium transporter CorA family protein, with the protein MVQIYYSRARERALQKLDTPRAGSWIAVTSPSEKDLDMLSETYGLDRDTLEDAIDIYEAPRIETYQGAVYLFTRYCHPEGAEIATEPLLIVYTNDYIFTVSRIETTLLDRLVHDQLEFVTTQKTKTVLWMLDEINKSYEKHLTKVARRVLQLRAELRQSRLSAKEFVRIIELEEDLNEFLSALQPQSLLFNSLLGGKYLRLYEDDRDMIEDIERSTGELIGQVQGRLRTLVNMRQAYDAIATTNLNATFKRLTSIAIFLTIPTIVGGLWGMNVAVPFADNQYAFAFVLAIVLGLSALAVLLFRKNKWL; encoded by the coding sequence ATGGTACAGATTTACTACAGCCGCGCACGCGAAAGAGCACTGCAAAAACTCGACACGCCTCGTGCTGGGTCTTGGATTGCTGTGACGAGTCCGTCAGAAAAAGACCTCGACATGCTGAGTGAAACGTACGGATTGGATCGGGACACGCTTGAGGACGCCATAGATATATATGAAGCGCCGCGTATTGAGACATACCAAGGGGCTGTCTACCTCTTTACGCGCTATTGCCACCCCGAGGGAGCAGAAATTGCAACTGAGCCACTGCTGATTGTTTATACCAATGACTATATTTTCACCGTTTCACGTATAGAAACGACACTGCTCGACCGGTTGGTGCATGACCAACTAGAGTTTGTGACGACACAAAAGACAAAAACCGTGCTTTGGATGCTCGACGAAATAAACAAATCGTATGAAAAGCACCTTACGAAAGTGGCGCGTCGGGTGTTGCAACTACGGGCCGAACTTCGACAGTCGCGTTTGAGCGCAAAGGAATTCGTGCGTATTATTGAGCTTGAAGAAGACCTCAACGAGTTTCTTTCGGCCCTACAGCCCCAGTCGCTTCTATTCAATTCGCTGCTGGGGGGCAAGTATCTGCGGCTGTACGAAGATGACCGCGATATGATAGAAGACATAGAACGCAGCACTGGCGAGCTGATTGGTCAGGTACAGGGGAGACTGCGCACGCTCGTGAACATGCGCCAGGCCTACGATGCGATTGCTACGACAAACCTGAACGCGACGTTTAAGCGACTTACCTCTATTGCCATATTTCTAACCATTCCGACTATAGTAGGTGGACTGTGGGGGATGAATGTGGCAGTGCCGTTTGCCGACAACCAGTATGCGTTTGCGTTTGTGCTTGCGATAGTGCTCGGCCTGTCGGCACTGGCCGTGCTGCTATTTCGCAAAAACAAATGGCTGTAG
- a CDS encoding DUF475 domain-containing protein: protein MKHLFHPQSVFRIFGFSIFATLATLIGVTIGLGWSALFVTIILMIVELTFSFDNAIINAKVLERMSNFWQLIFLTVGIFIAIFGMRVVFPILIVSITADLGWKTVLDLALNNPKEYAHHLEEAHPTISAFGGAFLLMLAFHFFFSDERHTMWIKHIEKHLKKLSHWAWPSVVTTIMLFSVASLPINSHAKTTFMAGGFGTLTYLLIHGAIRWIEKYQGVDAKKSATKQVGLAAFMSFIYLEILDASFSFDGVIGAFAITSNVVLIAAGLGIGAIWVRSMTVFMVRRGTLKNFIYLEHGAHYTVFVLALIMLFSALFHIPELIPGLAGIGIIGASIAASIRVRKKLETGEAVNKPARVRG from the coding sequence ATGAAACATCTTTTTCACCCGCAGTCTGTTTTTCGTATATTTGGATTTTCTATATTTGCTACGCTGGCAACACTCATTGGCGTAACCATCGGCCTTGGCTGGAGTGCGTTGTTTGTCACCATCATCCTTATGATAGTTGAGCTTACCTTCAGCTTCGACAACGCTATCATCAATGCCAAGGTACTTGAGCGTATGAGTAATTTCTGGCAGCTCATCTTCCTAACCGTCGGTATATTTATTGCCATATTTGGTATGCGCGTAGTGTTCCCTATACTCATTGTGTCCATTACCGCAGACCTTGGCTGGAAGACAGTGCTTGACCTAGCCCTCAATAACCCCAAAGAGTATGCACATCATCTTGAAGAGGCGCACCCAACTATATCGGCCTTTGGTGGAGCGTTCCTGCTTATGCTTGCGTTTCATTTCTTCTTTAGTGATGAGCGGCACACCATGTGGATTAAGCATATCGAAAAGCACCTTAAAAAACTGTCTCACTGGGCGTGGCCGTCTGTAGTTACAACCATAATGCTATTTTCAGTTGCCTCGCTACCCATTAACTCTCATGCCAAGACGACATTTATGGCTGGTGGGTTCGGTACGCTCACATACCTGCTTATACATGGTGCTATTCGCTGGATAGAAAAATATCAGGGCGTTGATGCCAAAAAATCGGCCACAAAACAGGTTGGTCTTGCAGCGTTTATGAGCTTTATATATCTTGAGATTCTCGACGCGAGCTTTAGCTTTGATGGCGTTATTGGAGCATTTGCCATTACAAGCAATGTGGTGCTTATTGCGGCCGGACTTGGCATAGGCGCTATATGGGTACGTTCTATGACGGTGTTTATGGTACGACGCGGCACGCTTAAGAACTTTATTTATCTTGAGCACGGCGCACACTATACGGTGTTTGTACTGGCGCTTATTATGCTTTTTAGCGCGCTGTTTCATATACCGGAACTCATACCGGGGCTGGCCGGCATAGGCATTATAGGTGCTTCCATAGCTGCTTCTATACGGGTACGCAAAAAACTAGAAACGGGTGAGGCGGTCAACAAACCGGCACGAGTTCGCGGATAG
- the tgt gene encoding tRNA guanosine(34) transglycosylase Tgt, whose product MSVKRPFYFEVRQRLHGTLARSGIIHTPHGDIKTPAFVVVGTKASVKSMTPEQVRGTGAQAMLANAYHLYLQPGPELIEQAGGLAKFTHWDGPTFTDSGGFQVLSLGSGFKKTLSMEVEGVSADDVIAPRKERQAWVDDDGVNFKSYLDGSMHRFTPEHSMQIQHGIGADMCFAFDELTSLMDTREYQEESMRTRTQPWAARSLKEMQRLRKLHPDRPYQAVFGVLQGANYEDLRRETAQWMAEREFDGYGIGGAIEKQRLGDIVQWCNEILPEDRPKHMLGISEPDDMFAAVEHGIDTFDCVSPTRVGRNGAFYTQEGRKNIRGAKYQRDFTPLLEGCLCYPCQNFTRAYVQHLFRAKELLANTLMSIHNEYFIVGLVDQMRASIEGGTFYEFRDAWLARYYHPHPPSS is encoded by the coding sequence ATGAGTGTGAAGCGTCCATTCTACTTCGAAGTTAGGCAGCGTCTTCATGGCACTTTGGCTCGGAGCGGCATTATCCATACGCCGCATGGAGACATAAAGACCCCAGCGTTTGTAGTTGTTGGTACCAAGGCCAGTGTAAAGTCCATGACGCCAGAACAGGTGCGCGGTACTGGCGCCCAAGCAATGCTAGCAAACGCCTATCATTTGTACCTACAACCCGGCCCGGAGCTGATTGAGCAAGCCGGCGGGCTGGCAAAGTTTACGCACTGGGACGGTCCCACATTCACCGATAGCGGCGGGTTTCAAGTACTATCACTTGGTAGTGGTTTCAAAAAAACCCTTAGCATGGAAGTTGAGGGTGTTTCGGCCGATGACGTAATTGCGCCGCGTAAAGAACGACAGGCGTGGGTAGATGATGACGGCGTGAACTTTAAGTCATACCTCGACGGTTCTATGCACCGTTTTACACCCGAACATTCTATGCAAATACAGCACGGCATAGGGGCGGATATGTGCTTTGCGTTTGACGAACTAACGTCACTAATGGACACGCGTGAGTATCAGGAAGAATCTATGCGCACACGTACCCAACCATGGGCAGCACGGAGCTTGAAAGAAATGCAGCGCCTTCGAAAGTTACACCCAGACCGTCCATATCAGGCAGTATTTGGTGTGTTGCAGGGGGCAAACTACGAAGATTTACGGCGTGAAACGGCGCAGTGGATGGCCGAGCGCGAGTTTGACGGCTATGGCATAGGTGGCGCAATTGAAAAACAGCGTCTGGGTGATATTGTGCAGTGGTGCAACGAAATTTTGCCCGAAGACCGGCCAAAACACATGCTCGGCATAAGCGAACCAGACGATATGTTTGCGGCGGTGGAGCACGGCATAGACACGTTTGACTGCGTGTCGCCCACGCGCGTTGGACGTAACGGCGCGTTTTATACCCAAGAGGGTCGCAAGAACATTCGCGGCGCCAAATATCAGCGCGATTTCACCCCGTTGCTAGAGGGCTGCCTCTGTTACCCCTGCCAGAATTTCACCCGGGCGTATGTGCAGCATCTGTTTCGAGCCAAAGAACTACTGGCAAATACACTCATGTCTATACACAACGAATATTTTATTGTTGGGTTAGTCGACCAGATGCGTGCCAGCATAGAGGGCGGCACGTTTTACGAGTTTCGTGACGCTTGGCTCGCCCGGTACTACCACCCACACCCTCCGTCATCCTGA
- a CDS encoding queuosine precursor transporter, which translates to MPKTKNYRYYDLAVAASVATLIISNLGAMKLIAVGPIIADGGALLFPLAYILGDVMTEVYGYKHTRRAIWVSFFWLVLMIAVLTAVQALPSVAGAPNVAEFNTVFGFVPRIVAASLVAYLVGEFVNSFVLAKMKVRSGGKKLWQRLVASTLLGEAIDTTIFCMVAFYGLITSSQMVNYILVGIVFKVTVETLMLPVTYRVIAWLKSREHEDHYDKKTNFTPLSVSLDD; encoded by the coding sequence ATGCCCAAAACGAAAAATTACCGGTACTACGACCTCGCAGTCGCCGCGAGCGTGGCAACACTCATTATTTCCAACCTCGGCGCTATGAAGCTGATTGCCGTAGGACCAATTATTGCCGACGGTGGCGCACTACTATTCCCACTCGCCTACATATTGGGTGATGTTATGACCGAAGTGTACGGCTACAAACACACCCGCCGCGCAATATGGGTTAGTTTTTTCTGGCTAGTCCTTATGATAGCCGTCTTAACGGCCGTACAAGCCCTACCCTCCGTTGCAGGCGCGCCAAATGTAGCCGAGTTCAACACGGTCTTTGGGTTTGTGCCCCGTATAGTGGCCGCCAGTCTGGTCGCGTACCTGGTGGGCGAATTTGTAAATTCATTCGTTTTAGCAAAAATGAAAGTTCGTAGTGGTGGCAAAAAACTCTGGCAACGCCTTGTGGCATCGACGCTACTGGGTGAAGCTATAGACACAACCATTTTCTGTATGGTGGCATTTTACGGACTTATTACCAGCAGCCAGATGGTCAACTACATTCTGGTGGGAATTGTGTTCAAGGTAACCGTAGAAACGCTAATGCTCCCCGTAACCTACCGTGTAATAGCCTGGCTAAAAAGCCGTGAACACGAAGACCACTACGACAAAAAGACTAACTTCACCCCCCTCAGCGTTAGCCTCGACGATTAG
- a CDS encoding cation:proton antiporter, whose amino-acid sequence MESSIFLQLAAVLAVAAGVSIVMRLLRQPLIIGYILSGIVCGPAALDLIQNREAFDSFSQIGIALLLFIVGLGLNVGVIKNTGKPVFLVFLLNTLLVGGLTYGVGNLLDLPRSESVVLAVAMLFSSTIVVVKNLVDKREQHRLYGQVAIGILLVEDLAATIALVFLATAKDGGGTDQLYGLVGKGLLLGGTLTFIGWFVMDKLAKFFAANQEFLFTFALAWAFSVAAVFDVSGFSLEVGALFAGVSLASLPYAQEISTRLKPLRDFFLVLFFISLGSTMTPGGMSDAFVPALLLSAIALFVKPFSVSTGMGLLGFTKQTGFKTAAHLSQVSEFSIIVLTLAVSEQMASARMLNALTLTALITIAASSYLMKYNDQLYRIFAKWLTPFERPNAYADHGKAPDYKLFLFGYRKGGHEFVNTFRDMKKKYIVVDYNPDVIETLERQHIHHVYGDATDYELLEEIGLAKAEMVVSILPGHTTNRELLKYYLSKNENGIFICHATSYDRAAELYEHGASYVMLPHYIGSEKMSAFIRQHGNDKTAFDTYRKKHIITLGKAAIT is encoded by the coding sequence ATGGAATCATCGATATTTTTGCAACTTGCAGCCGTGCTCGCCGTGGCAGCTGGCGTTTCGATTGTGATGCGCTTGCTACGGCAGCCCCTTATTATTGGCTACATACTCTCGGGCATTGTTTGCGGGCCAGCCGCACTCGACCTCATTCAAAACCGCGAGGCATTTGATTCGTTTAGTCAAATTGGTATTGCCCTGCTGCTTTTCATTGTCGGTCTGGGCCTGAACGTTGGGGTCATAAAAAATACCGGCAAGCCTGTGTTTTTGGTTTTTCTACTAAACACACTGCTGGTTGGCGGCCTCACTTACGGCGTCGGTAATCTGCTCGATTTGCCACGGTCTGAGTCGGTGGTGTTGGCCGTTGCCATGCTGTTTAGTAGCACCATTGTGGTCGTAAAAAATCTGGTAGACAAACGGGAACAGCACCGTTTGTATGGACAAGTTGCCATAGGTATACTGCTCGTCGAAGACTTAGCCGCCACCATTGCACTCGTGTTTCTGGCAACCGCAAAAGACGGCGGTGGCACCGACCAGCTCTACGGGCTCGTGGGCAAAGGCTTGCTCCTCGGTGGCACACTCACATTCATAGGCTGGTTTGTCATGGATAAACTGGCAAAGTTTTTTGCAGCAAACCAAGAGTTCCTTTTTACCTTTGCGTTGGCCTGGGCATTTAGTGTTGCCGCGGTGTTTGATGTAAGTGGTTTCTCACTGGAAGTCGGTGCTTTGTTTGCGGGCGTGTCTCTGGCTTCACTGCCGTATGCACAAGAGATTAGTACCCGGCTAAAGCCGCTACGAGACTTCTTTTTGGTGCTCTTTTTCATAAGCCTGGGCAGCACCATGACGCCCGGCGGTATGTCTGATGCGTTTGTGCCCGCGCTGCTGCTTTCGGCCATAGCACTGTTTGTAAAGCCCTTTAGCGTGTCTACCGGTATGGGGCTGCTTGGGTTCACCAAACAAACCGGGTTTAAGACTGCGGCGCACCTTTCGCAAGTGAGCGAATTTTCCATCATTGTCCTTACGCTGGCTGTGAGCGAACAAATGGCAAGCGCTCGCATGCTCAATGCCCTCACTCTTACGGCGCTTATAACCATTGCCGCCTCGAGCTATCTTATGAAGTATAACGACCAACTTTACCGCATTTTTGCAAAATGGCTCACGCCATTTGAACGGCCAAACGCCTACGCCGACCACGGCAAAGCACCCGACTATAAGCTATTCCTTTTCGGCTACCGCAAAGGCGGGCACGAGTTCGTGAACACCTTTCGTGATATGAAGAAAAAGTACATTGTGGTGGACTACAACCCCGATGTTATAGAAACACTCGAACGGCAGCACATTCACCATGTGTACGGCGACGCAACCGATTACGAACTACTAGAAGAAATTGGTCTTGCCAAAGCAGAGATGGTAGTGAGCATACTACCAGGACACACTACCAACCGCGAGCTCCTAAAATACTACCTCAGCAAAAACGAAAACGGCATATTCATTTGCCATGCCACCAGCTATGACCGGGCGGCAGAGTTATACGAACATGGCGCTTCGTACGTCATGCTACCTCACTACATAGGTAGCGAGAAAATGAGTGCCTTCATCCGCCAGCACGGCAACGACAAAACTGCCTTCGACACCTACCGTAAAAAACACATCATCACCCTCGGCAAAGCCGCAATTACCTAG
- a CDS encoding alpha/beta fold hydrolase gives MFDYLWHGIFGRPYRLHVARSGDASKPVIVLLHGIAASGDDWRKVLPYLEPHYHCITIDLLGFGESPKPQWLGYTMDDHMRALYRTMNKLHLGSSFLLIGHSLGSLLAARYATEHEANISRLILLSPPVYPPLSHIKSKAARKLTGLLLNIYKFLRDDPRINPESFRKLMYLAPLPRGVIKQPETWVPFMRTLKECVEKQTIINDVRRLSLPIDVCYGSLDQVVVSSNVELLARNKNVRLHTFLNTHDLTTRYGKLVAKILKK, from the coding sequence ATGTTTGATTACCTCTGGCATGGCATTTTTGGCCGCCCCTACCGCCTGCATGTTGCTCGCAGCGGCGATGCATCCAAGCCGGTTATTGTGTTGTTACACGGCATCGCTGCCAGTGGCGACGATTGGCGCAAAGTCCTGCCTTACCTCGAGCCACACTACCACTGTATTACCATAGACTTACTCGGTTTTGGAGAATCTCCCAAGCCACAATGGCTGGGCTACACCATGGACGACCACATGCGCGCCCTCTACCGTACCATGAACAAACTTCACCTGGGAAGCTCATTTCTACTAATCGGCCATTCACTTGGTTCGCTACTGGCCGCTCGCTACGCCACCGAACACGAAGCGAATATTAGCCGGCTAATCCTACTAAGCCCACCTGTGTACCCACCCTTATCACACATAAAAAGCAAAGCTGCTCGAAAACTAACTGGCTTGCTTCTCAATATATACAAATTCCTGCGCGACGACCCGCGCATAAACCCCGAATCGTTTCGTAAGCTCATGTACCTCGCGCCATTGCCGCGCGGTGTTATAAAACAACCAGAAACATGGGTACCGTTTATGCGCACTCTGAAGGAATGTGTCGAAAAACAAACCATCATAAATGACGTCAGACGGCTCAGCTTACCCATAGATGTCTGTTATGGCAGCCTAGACCAAGTGGTAGTAAGCAGCAATGTAGAGCTACTAGCTCGCAACAAAAACGTCCGTCTCCACACCTTCCTGAACACCCATGACCTCACCACCCGCTACGGCAAGCTCGTCGCAAAAATCCTAAAGAAATAG
- a CDS encoding transcriptional repressor has product MSSQAIFEKSLKQAGVSLTKPRQAVFKGLQHHKSLTMAELVAACTGVDRASVYRTTELFERLGIIIRIPNGWKYRLELGEAFHEHHHHATCSSCGASIALPEDPALEKRLQALAKRRNFTLTTHQIELTGTCESCQA; this is encoded by the coding sequence ATGAGTAGTCAGGCAATATTTGAAAAATCGCTAAAGCAGGCCGGTGTCAGTCTGACGAAGCCACGTCAGGCGGTGTTCAAGGGGTTGCAGCACCACAAAAGTCTGACCATGGCCGAGCTAGTAGCAGCCTGCACGGGCGTTGACCGCGCTAGCGTATACCGCACGACTGAGTTGTTTGAAAGGCTAGGCATCATCATACGTATACCAAATGGGTGGAAATACCGTCTGGAACTCGGCGAAGCCTTTCACGAACACCACCACCACGCCACCTGCAGCTCATGCGGTGCCAGCATTGCACTCCCCGAAGACCCCGCACTCGAGAAGCGCCTGCAAGCACTGGCGAAACGCCGCAATTTCACCCTTACCACCCACCAAATAGAACTCACCGGCACCTGCGAGAGCTGCCAAGCGTAA
- a CDS encoding ZIP family metal transporter — translation MATYGHVIFFSLVGGLFSLIGGALLLSREKTALALAKYATPFAAGALVAAVFMDLLLDGLEEAHAKTLLLSTVIGVVLFYLMERFIHWFHHHHRADEGKFVSEHHDSTLPLIIAGDTIHNALDGVAIAASFLISVPTGIVTTIAVAAHEIPQEIGDFGLMLHKGLSRKKALLVNALSALATTIMAILTFAVGSAEKLPMGVLIGLSAGFLLYIAMSDIIPELHKHDKGRKFVDWQPLMLILGIVTVILAVQIAHQYIDAGHEHEHTSEHAAVESHHDADHEHAAHE, via the coding sequence ATGGCTACATATGGACACGTAATATTTTTTTCGTTGGTAGGCGGACTGTTTTCGCTCATAGGCGGGGCGTTGCTGCTCAGCCGTGAAAAAACGGCGCTTGCACTGGCCAAGTACGCGACGCCGTTTGCGGCCGGAGCGCTTGTTGCCGCAGTATTTATGGATTTGCTGCTCGATGGGCTTGAAGAAGCTCATGCGAAAACGCTGTTGCTATCTACAGTCATTGGCGTGGTGCTGTTCTATCTGATGGAACGGTTTATTCACTGGTTTCATCACCATCATCGCGCAGATGAAGGGAAGTTTGTCTCAGAGCACCATGATAGTACGTTGCCGCTTATTATTGCAGGCGATACAATTCACAATGCCTTGGACGGCGTGGCTATAGCGGCTTCGTTTCTTATTAGCGTGCCCACGGGCATCGTCACTACTATTGCCGTGGCAGCACATGAAATCCCGCAAGAAATTGGTGATTTTGGGCTCATGCTTCACAAAGGCTTGTCGCGTAAAAAAGCACTACTCGTAAATGCGCTCAGCGCATTGGCTACAACAATTATGGCAATCCTCACGTTTGCAGTTGGAAGTGCGGAAAAACTCCCTATGGGTGTGCTCATTGGATTGAGCGCAGGGTTTCTGCTGTACATAGCCATGAGCGACATCATCCCTGAGCTACACAAACACGATAAAGGCCGCAAATTTGTTGATTGGCAGCCGCTTATGCTCATACTCGGTATAGTTACGGTGATATTGGCCGTGCAAATCGCGCACCAGTACATAGATGCTGGACACGAGCACGAGCACACATCGGAACATGCGGCGGTCGAGTCACATCACGACGCTGACCATGAGCATGCGGCTCACGAGTAA
- a CDS encoding DNA recombination protein RmuC: MEMVAIIVLGVLAAALGGALVYVLTHASTDNGQSALLLKEDLRNLSEDITKLKEGVQTQISDRLDKSQSAMFGALQKQSTESNKIITEITRNLTELKESNKRVVDVADELKTLQNVLQNPKQRGGLGEYYLDTVLGNVLPPHVYETQYKFKDGEIVDAVIKLDKGRLLPIDSKFSLENYNRLIEEKDKTQREIIVKTFKSDLKLRIDETSKYIRPSENTLDYAFMFIPSEAIYYDLLVNNVGATGTNARDLIEYAFIDKKVIIVSPTTLLAYLQTVMQGLKSLQIEEQAKDIQKRVGELGKHIAAHDSFMQKLGNALGTTVNHFNAAHKSLGRMDRDVVKIADTTASVEPLLLDKPQAND, translated from the coding sequence ATGGAAATGGTGGCAATTATTGTCCTGGGGGTTTTAGCGGCAGCTTTGGGCGGAGCGCTTGTATATGTATTGACTCACGCGAGCACAGATAATGGCCAGAGCGCCCTGCTGCTAAAAGAAGATTTACGCAATCTCAGCGAGGACATCACCAAGCTCAAAGAGGGCGTGCAGACGCAAATTAGCGACCGGCTCGATAAATCTCAGTCTGCTATGTTTGGCGCGCTCCAAAAACAATCGACTGAGAGCAACAAAATTATCACCGAGATTACCCGGAACCTCACCGAGCTAAAGGAATCGAACAAGCGGGTGGTAGATGTGGCCGATGAGCTCAAGACACTCCAAAACGTACTGCAAAACCCAAAGCAGCGCGGAGGGTTGGGCGAATACTACCTCGACACGGTGCTGGGGAACGTGCTGCCACCGCATGTGTACGAAACGCAGTACAAGTTCAAAGACGGCGAGATTGTGGATGCCGTCATAAAACTAGACAAGGGTCGTCTACTGCCGATAGATAGCAAGTTTAGCTTAGAAAACTACAACCGGCTCATTGAGGAAAAAGACAAAACACAGCGTGAAATCATAGTAAAAACATTCAAGTCCGACCTTAAACTACGTATAGACGAAACCAGTAAATACATTCGCCCCAGTGAAAACACGCTCGACTACGCCTTTATGTTCATACCCAGCGAGGCCATTTACTACGACCTGCTGGTTAATAACGTGGGGGCAACTGGCACCAATGCGCGTGACCTCATAGAATACGCCTTTATAGATAAGAAAGTCATCATCGTCAGCCCCACAACGCTGCTAGCGTACCTGCAAACGGTTATGCAAGGGCTCAAAAGTTTGCAAATAGAAGAGCAAGCCAAAGATATTCAAAAACGGGTGGGCGAGCTGGGCAAGCACATTGCGGCGCACGACAGCTTTATGCAAAAACTTGGCAATGCGCTTGGGACTACGGTGAATCACTTCAATGCCGCACACAAAAGCCTCGGCCGTATGGACCGCGATGTTGTGAAGATAGCCGACACGACCGCCAGCGTCGAACCGCTCTTGCTCGACAAACCGCAAGCCAACGACTAA